Part of the Ctenopharyngodon idella isolate HZGC_01 chromosome 24, HZGC01, whole genome shotgun sequence genome, TGTAGCTCTGTGTGTAATATGAAAGCATTGGTGGCAGCAATGTCCAAGAAGTGTAGAAAGACCTTTCTGTACCACTTCATGGTTTTGTGCTTGACAGTGTAGTACTGCAAGAGCTGATCGGACAGGTCGGTACCCGCCATGTGGTGGTTGTACGCAGTCACAGGTGCGGGACATGGAAATATCTTTGTCTTCCATGTATCTTTTGCTTTCACTTTTCTTTTCACACGGTCTCCTTTATAGGCAGCATGGATGGTGGAACAAACAGACACTTCTTTTTTGTCCATCCACTTCACACACACAAGAGGCCCATCCCGAATCCACCTGATGGATCCCCTGGTGGACTTCTTGGTCAGTGAATTAGATGCGCTCTGTGGGAAGCCCCTCCTATAGTCTCTGTAAGTCCCACAAGCACCAAACTTCATAGCAAGCAGGTCTGTTAAGAGCTTTGGACTTGTGTAGAAATCATCCATGTAAACATGGTACCCAGAGCCCAAAACTTTCTTGTCCAGAAGAGACATCACAGCATCATATGAAATCCCATGGCCTGTAGGAAAGCTGTTCTTGCCTGCGTACACAGAGAGATCCACAGTATATCCATTTGACGAGTCAGTAAGGACAAAAAACTTGAAGCCCACCTTTGTTGGCTTGGCTTTCATGTATCGTGCCATTTCTGCATTTGCTCTGCATGCCACAAATCTTTCATTCACAGCTAAATTTCTTCTAGGATGATAGAAGGCTTTGCACGCAAGACGTATAGTGTCCATGAGAGGTTTGATCCTGAAAAGTCGGTCATGTTCAGCTGTGCCcctctttttgtcattttccttGTCTGCATCTGGGTGACTCAGGTGTACATTCCATGAAATGGTGCGGTATCTGTCCCTTGACATAACTGTGGCAGGAAAAGGCATAGAAAAAATGCTGTGCTGCCGCCAGTAGTCAGCGATGCAGCTCATCTTTACCGTGGCCATGTAGAAAACGAGTCCAATGTAGCGGTACATCTCGTCAGCGCTGACATCTGTCCAACTGTATTTGCGACCTTTTGCAAGTGCCCTGGCAGCCTGAGCGTTTGTGTTGTGGCACAGATTTGAGACCGTAGTCTCTGAGAAAAACAGTCTGAAAAGACTCAAAGGGGAGTGCGAGTCAGCGAGACTCAACTGTGGGCCAGGTTCCCGCGCAGGCAGGAATCTCCAAGGCTTTGGATTCATGTCGGCATCAGTCTCTGCTTTCCATGACAGAGTCTTCTTGGCTCTTTTTGCAACAGGTTTCTGGTCACTGTCATCCTCaaatctgtattaaaaaaataaataaataaaaaaataagcatgcTGACAAGAATCTGTACAAGGATGTACTGGAAAATTCAGCTAATACCAGCCTATACCATTCATCAGCATCACCAGCTCTGACCAGCCTTGGACAGATTGCCATTCAATTAGCCAATCTGGTCCATAGCTTGGCCTAGCTCagaggtgtccaatcctgctcctggagggccactttactgagtttagctccaacacccctgcctggaagtttctaatGATCCTAAATACATTGCTTAGCCATTTCAGTTGTTTAATTAGGgc contains:
- the LOC127506765 gene encoding piggyBac transposable element-derived protein 4-like, with protein sequence MARRSRKQAVQVNMDSDEEFTFSSEEDEDFEDERLHFEDRIDPVEDTNEFEDDSDQKPVAKRAKKTLSWKAETDADMNPKPWRFLPAREPGPQLSLADSHSPLSLFRLFFSETTVSNLCHNTNAQAARALAKGRKYSWTDVSADEMYRYIGLVFYMATVKMSCIADYWRQHSIFSMPFPATVMSRDRYRTISWNVHLSHPDADKENDKKRGTAEHDRLFRIKPLMDTIRLACKAFYHPRRNLAVNERFVACRANAEMARYMKAKPTKVGFKFFVLTDSSNGYTVDLSVYAGKNSFPTGHGISYDAVMSLLDKKVLGSGYHVYMDDFYTSPKLLTDLLAMKFGACGTYRDYRRGFPQSASNSLTKKSTRGSIRWIRDGPLVCVKWMDKKEVSVCSTIHAAYKGDRVKRKVKAKDTWKTKIFPCPAPVTAYNHHMAGTDLSDQLLQYYTVKHKTMKWYRKVFLHFLDIAATNAFILHTELHGNMTRKEFMEQLTADLCGASQKAAPKQTSSDHVPVPGAELTSDVRNIATTGRRMCVHCKTVRGKKQQTPWKCQACDVQLCLQLNRNCFQEWHKGL